Proteins from a single region of Papaver somniferum cultivar HN1 unplaced genomic scaffold, ASM357369v1 unplaced-scaffold_11, whole genome shotgun sequence:
- the LOC113328558 gene encoding uncharacterized protein LOC113328558 gives MPAPRSNFNNQKNSFATQHDSSQPFCHNCKKASHIARNCTLPPAAIPQDTPTTQCNYCKEVGHSTRNCTSPTSRNMRRLNANGTTRFNGSSRFSATPVLYAEALPSAPSQSIVLSDTSSPSHDQLVVMTNW, from the coding sequence ATGCCTGCACCTCGGTCAAACTTCAATAATCAGAAGAATAGTTTTGCAACACAGCATGATTCTTCACAACCTTTTTGTCATAATTGCAAGAAAGCTAGTCACATAGCAAGGAACTGCACTCTGCCACCTGCTGCAATACCGCAAGATACTCCTACCACACAGTGCAACTACTGCAAAGAAGTTGGGCATTCTACCAGAAACTGTACATCTCCAACCTCCAGGAATATGCGGAGATTAAACGCTAACGGTACAACCAGGTTTAATGGTTCAAGTAGATTCTCTGCTACACCAGTTTTATATGCTGAAGCATTACCATCTGCACCATCTCAATCAATAGTTCTGTCTGATACATCATCACCTAGTCATGACCAATTGGTGGTCATGACCAATTGGTGA
- the LOC113328557 gene encoding putative UPF0481 protein At3g02645, with protein MNGERVVADDGAKQITERTKVLAASIKSQLDKSIPWSRASECSIYRVPEKLRKIDSFKYTPIRISIGPFHHAAFSLFKVQKLRYARELLSRNTPIGTTTMLEECVECIKRIEDEVRKCYSEPINLSSDEFVELIVIDGLFIIELFRKYAHGGTIKRDDPILGQSWGLRNSVRNLLLLENQLPMVVLECLFNALALKKEFNGVSLNIIALQFLNQHWMPRGENLIVTIFSGFQGKHLLDLLGKTYFHNLPPKVGSEKKNSWKSIPSATELKCAGVKFAVGSTDGSFLDIKFKDGVMEIPPVTIKYENDTLLRNLIAYEQCCDGDVTYYMTSYGFLMDSLINSGKDVGVLRKRGIITNLEDDDESVAFLFRKKLCSEVPVANFYYSELCDEVNKYCKTRWYCCGVAELLCSLFS; from the coding sequence ATGAATGGAGAAAGAGTAGTAGCTGATGATGGTGCAAAACAAATAACAGAAAGAACCAAAGTCTTAGCAGCTTCTATTAAAAGCCAGCTAGATAAGTCAATTCCATGGTCTAGAGCTTCTGAATGTTCAATTTATCGAGTACCCGAAAAATTACGTAAAATAGACAGTTTTAAATACACGCCTATAAGGATCAGCATCGGGCCGTTTCATCACGCAGCCTTTAGCCTTTTCAAAGTTCAGAAGTTACGTTATGCTCGTGAGTTACTTTCTCGCAACACGCCCATAGGGACAACAACAATGTTGGAAGAGTGTGTTGAATGTATAAAACGAATCGAAGATGAAGTTCGTAAGTGTTACTCGGAACCCATAAATCTAAGTAGCGATGAATTTGTAGAATTGATAGTGATTGATGGTTTGTTCATCATTGAATTGTTTAGAAAATATGCGCACGGTGGAACGATTAAACGAGATGATCCTATTCTCGGCCAAAGTTGGGGTCTGAGAAATTCAGTTAGAAATTTGCTATTACTCGAAAACCAACTTCCTATGGTTGTTCTTGAATGTTTGTTCAATGCGCTTGCGCTAAAAAAGGAGTTTAATGGTGTTTCCTTGAATATTATTGCTTTGcaattcttgaatcaacattgGATGCCTAGGGGTGAAAATTTAATCGTCACAATTTTCTCGGGTTTTCAAGGAAAGCATTTACTTGATCTCTTAGGCAAGACCTACTTCCACAATTTGCCACCTAAAGTTGGTAGCGAAAAGAAAAATTCTTGGAAATCTATACCTAGTGCAACGGAGTTAAAATGCGCGGGAGTAAAATTTGCCGTGGGTTCTACGGATGGCAGTTTCTTGGATATCAAGTTCAAGGATGGAGTTATGGAAATACCTCCCGTAACTATTAAATATGAAAATGATACGTTGCTCAGAAATTTGATTGCATATGAACAATGTTGTGATGGAGATGTTACTTATTACATGACTTCTTATGGTTTTTTAATGGATAGTCTGATTAACTCGGGAAAAGATGTTGGGGTTCTTCGTAAGCGTGGCATCATAACAAATTTGGAAGATGACGACGAAAGTGTTGCTTTTCTCTTTAGAAAAAAGCTTTGTAGCGAGGTACCCGTTGCAAACTTCTATTACTCTGAATTATGCGACGAAGTGAATAAGTATTGCAAGACTCGTTGGTATTGTTGTGGAGTTGCAGAATTGTTGTGTTCACTATTCTCATAA
- the LOC113328574 gene encoding uncharacterized protein LOC113328574, which yields MVNNSYGVLVKFLIVITAVIYAVLDPCCCSLDYIPPIGVHASDGYDSDDGNHIKEDSREFLINKRTPGDVLKKKKDALTKGISQEEFDWWTDSFIKPFNPETREERSAENVKETPSAWTASPRISEWKALSDEEKRGKRKVVSLSSKMPGPLSREQGCSDNFKYDGTRKLLPINLEKQRDQIPCVEENTEIWANIIYLDRDYSEESEPHIPIQQETTSSPTGSLSADLNLGRNSQPEGQNTTKISDPKKRRWFNLFPWWQKK from the exons ATGGTTAATAATTCCTACGGTGTTTTGGTGAAATTTTTAATAGTGATCACTGCTGTAATCTACGCAGTATTAGATCCCTGTTGTTGTAGTCTTGATTATATTCCTCCTATTGGTGTTCATGCTTCTGATGGTTACG ACTCGGATGATGGAAATCATATTAAGGAGGATTCACGTGAGTTCTTAATCAATAAG AGAACTCCTGGTGATgtcttaaaaaagaaaaaggatgcCCTTACAAAAGGAATTTCACAGGAAGAATTTGATTGGTGGACAGATTCATTTATCAAACCGTTCAATCCTGAAACGAGGGAAGAAAGAAGCGCTGAAAAT GTCAAAGAAACTCCCTCCGCGTGGACCGCCTCACCAAGAATTAGCGAGTGGAAAGCACTTTCAGACGAGGAAAAAAGGGGAAAAAGAAAAGTGGTTAGCCTGTCATCGAAAATGCCTGGTCCTTTAAGTCGAGAGCAAGGATGCAGTGACAACTTTAAG TATGATGGCACTCGCAAACTGTTGCCAATCAACCTCGAAAAACAAAGGGACCAAATCCCTTGTGTCGAGGAAAATACTGAAATCTGGGCCAACATTATTTACCTCGACAGAGATTATTCTGAAGAGTCTGAACCCCACATCCCGATTCAGCAAGAAACTACTAGTTCACCAACCGGGTCTCTTTCTGCAGATTTGAATCTTGGGAGGAACTCTCAACCTGAAGGTCAGAACACCACGAAAATCAGCGATCCTAAG AAGCGTAGATGGTTTAATCTGTTCCCATGGTGGCAGAAAAAATGA